The sequence TGGAAGTCGCCCGCGACGACGGAGACGCGGTCGCCAACGCCTGATGCGGCGACGATCTCGCGCGTTACCTCGATGACCGGCGGCAGGTCGAAGACCGTGGCTTCGAGATCAGGGAAGCGGCGGGCGAGGTCGATGCTGTAGCCGCCGTGGCCACCGCCGACGTCGATCACCCGGGCCGGACGGCCGAGCCCTTCGATGAACGGGGTTAGCGCGGCAGTGATCCCGGGTGCCGCGATGCGGGCGGTGTCGTAGAGGGCCAGGGTGAAGTCGCGCACCCAGTTCGGGTCTTGCTCTTCCTGCAGGCTGGCTGCGGGACGGCCACCGATTTTCACGGCGTCGGTCAGGTGCGCCCATCGGCGGTAGAAAGCCGCCTCACGGCGAGCGAAGTTGAGCACCGAGGACGCGCCGCCGCTGGTCAGTGTGTCGGCGGCCAGCGGTGTCAGGCGGTACGTATCGCCGTCTTGTTCAACGAGTCCGAGGAAGCGGGCGGCGTTCAGGAAACGTGCGGTGGCGCCCGGATCGGCGCCGATGGCGTCGGCTACGGCTTCGGCTGACAGCGGGCCGTCGGCCAGCGCGTCGCCGATCCCCAGTTCGGCGAAGCTGATGAGGACGCGAGCCTCGCGGTAGCCGCGCAGCAGATCCATGATGCGGCGCGAATGGTCGAAGGGTGTCGCCTGCTCCATCGGTGCCTCCCCTCGTACGGGTGCCACCCCGCCTGCCCTCGGGCCGGGTGAGCCGGCCTGCGGCTAGTGTACTCGCACGGCGGGCGGGCGGCGTATGAATCGTGGCACCTGGAAGCACCGATGGTTGACAGTCTTTGGTACTTGTGACTATTATACGCGGGACGGCCTGAGGGAGGGCGCGGTCGACATGCGCGGCGACCTGTTACTGACGGTGGACATCGCTTGCTTTGCCCTGGTCGAGCGGGAGTTGCAGATCCTGCTGGTCCGGCGGTTGGAGGCGCCCTTCGCCGGTGCCTGGGCGCTCCCGGGCGGGCCGGTGCGGGCGGACGAGCCGCTGGATGAAGCCGCGCAGCGCATTCTGGTCGACACCACCGGGCTCTGGGGCGTGTACCTGGAGCAGCTCTACACCTTCGGCGACCCGGGCCGCGACCCACGCGGCCGGGCCATCTCAGTGGCGTACTACGCGATCCTCCAACCGGGGGCCGCGGGGCACCCGCCGCGCCGGGCAACGCGACCGGGCAAGGGGGTTGCGGAGGCCGCCTGGTTCCCAATCGACGCGCTGCCGGGCCCGCTTGCCCTCGACCACGGGCGTATCGCCTCCTACGCCCGTTGGCGTCTGGCGCAGAAGATCAACTACACGCCGCTCGCCTTCTACCTGCTGCCCGAGCGGTTCACGATGGCCGACCTGCGTGCCGTGCACGAGGCGGTGGCGGGCGAGCGGTACGATCCCAGCAACTTCGCGCGACAGATGCTGGCTCGCTGGGATCTTGCGCCCTTGCCGGGCGTGCGCGACCGACGCTCGCGACGGCCGGCGCGGCTCTTCCACTACATCGGCGCCCGGGAGATCCCCGGGCCGCCGGACAAACAGGATGGAAAGGATGCGTGAGCGCCGGGGTGCCCGGCGTGGACGTGATTCGTGGTGAGTGGGGTGCCGGGAGCGGAACGCCGCCGGCACCGGAAGGAAATACTTGATGAGCACCCTGAGCCTCGTTGACAGCCCCGTGATCGCGGGCAACGGCACGGAATCTCCGTCGGACACGTCCGCGCTGGTGGCCGAGATCGACCGGCTGCGCCGGGAGCGAAACGCCGTCATCCTGGCACACAGTTACCAGATTCCCGAGATCCAGGACCTGGCCGACTTTGTGGGCGACTCGCTCGGCCTGTCGCGCCAGGCGGCGACGACGGACGCCGAGGTGATCGTCTTCTGTGGCGTGCACTTCATGGCCGAGACCGCGGCGATCCTCAGCCCGGACAAGACAGTGCTGCTGCCCGATCTCGAAGCCGGCTGCTCGCTGGCTGCCAGCATCACCGCAGACCAACTGCGCGCCTGGAAGGCCGAGCACCCGGGCGCAGTGGTCGTCTCCTACGTGAACACGACCGCCGAGGTGAAGGCCGAGAGCGACTACTGCTGCACCTCAGCGAACGCGGTCGACATCGTCCGGAGCATCCCGGAGGACCAGGAGATCCTGTTCCTTCCCGATCTGTTCCTCGGCGAATGGGTGCGGCGCGCCACCGGCCGAGACAACATCCACCTGTGGCTCGGCGAGTGCCACGTTCATGCCGGGATCATGGCCGAGGACGTGGAGCGGGCACGCGAGGCCCATCCGGATGCGGAACTGTTGGTGCACCCCGAGTGCGCCTGCGGCTCGCGTTGCCTCCTCGATCTCCAGGCGGGGCGGCTCGACTCCCGGCGGACCCACGTCCTCTCGACCGAGGGCATGGTGCGCCACGCCGCGGCCTCCGATGCCGGCTCGTTCCTGGTCGCGACTGAGACCGGGGTGCTGCACCGGCTCCGCCGGCTGGCACCGGGCAAGCAGTTCTATCCGGTGCGTGAGGCTGCCGTGTGCAACTACATGAAGATGATCACGCTGGAGAAGGTGTACCGCTCGCTGCGCGACATGGTCTACCCGATCACCGTCCCGCCGGAAATCGCGGAGCGCGCTCGCGTCGCCATCGACCGCATGATCGCGGTCGGGCGCTAACGCTGACGGATCCGGGGCCGTCGGCCGGCCGACGGCCCCGAAACCGCGTTACTCCGGCACGAACTCCGGTCGATCCAGCACCATGCCGTCGAGTTCGTGGCGCGAGGCCGTCAGCCGTACCGTCTCGGCCTCGATATCGCCGATCAGGCGTGAGGGAAGAAAGAGGTCGCCGCGGAACGGGCCGCGGTCGACGTGGACGAAGATCTCCCAGTGATACGGTTCGTCCTGGTTGAGGCCGACCGGTTGGTAAACCCGTCTGACTGTCCCTAGCTTTTCCCCGGTCCGGGTGACCACGCGCATTCCGGGCTGGAGCTGCGCCGTGAGCTGGTCGGGGTCGAAGAGGATGAAGTCCGCATCCCAGCGGTGGGCGTGTGCTTCCATCTCCCGCTGGATCTGCTGCCAGTCGTTCTCGCTGCCGGGTAGGTGATCCACGGGTTCCAGTCCTTCCCCGGTTCCCTGCCGAGCCGATGCCCGATCTCTGAGGCACGTCCGGTGCCAGGCCGACCCTCAGCGGCGCCGGTACGTGGCGCCGGTCCTGCGGTTGGCGCTTTGAACCCGGGAGCAGCCCGGACAGGGTGGACGCGAAGGAGGTCGGGGTGAAGGCACAGTTGATCCAGGAGGACGGCGGGAAGACCTACGCGGTGATCTTCGACAGCGGGGACGAGGTATTCGAGGGGTTGACCGAGTTCGCCCGCGAGCAGGGTTTGACCGCAGCCCACTTCACCGGCGTCGGCGCGTTCAGTGACGTGGTGCTGGGCTTCTTCGACCTGGACAAGAAGGACTACGAGCAGATCCCGATTGAGGAGCAGGTCGAAGTCCTCTCCCTGGTCGGGGACATCGCACTTGACCCTGTAGAGGGTGGCGGACCGAAAGTCCATGCCCATGTCGTTGTCGGGAAGCGGGACGGCACGGCCTACGGCGGGCATCTTCTCGGCGGGCACGTGCGGCCGACACTCGAAGTGATCGTTGAGGAGGCGCCAGGGCACCTCCGCCGCAAGCCTGACCCGACGACCGGGCTCACCCTGATCGACCTCCCGTGAGCGCTGCGGAGCTGCTCGACGCGAGGGCGGGCGAGCACCGCCACCGCAGGGTTCCTCACGCGTGCATCTGTTCGTAGGCCGCGCGGAAGATCGGGCATGCCGGTGACCGACGATCGGGTCGATCTACAGCCTGTGGGAACCCCAATCGGGCGCCTCTATACCTGGTGGCGGGGTGATCCTCTGCCCGACCTCCCGCCGGTTCCGGGGCTAGTCATCGAACCGGCGACCGACCTTGCGGCGCTCGCGGCAGTTGCGGAGCGCAGCCCTGCGGTGCTCCGCGCTCGGATGGAGGAGGGCCATACGCCGTACCTGGCGTGGCTCGACGGGACGCCGGTGGCGAGTGGCTGGTCAGCGACGCGCGAGGCAGCAATCGGTGAGCTCGGTCTGGTCTTCGCGCTGCCACGCGGCAACCGCTACCTCTGGGACTTCGTGACGCTCCCGCCCTGGCGGGGGCGTGGGATCTACCCCCGCATCCTGCAGAAGATCCTGCGGAGCGAGGCGACGGCAGCGCGCTTCTGGGTGGGCCACGACCTCGATAATGTGGCCTCAGCGCGTGGCATCCTCAAGGCGGGTTTCTATACAGTGGGCGAGGTCACGCGGCTGCGCAATGCGGGCCTTGGATTTGTCCCGCGAGGTCTCATCGAGCGCGGCCCGGTGGCCGCTGCCCTCCTCGGCATCCCGATCCTCTAGCCCGGCGACGCGCAGCCGCTGAGCACGCCGTCGCCGTCCCCCGGTCCCCATGCGCAATCGGACCAATCCTCTCCTGAGTCGCCCACTCGACCGTGCACCGACTTCTTGCAACGAATCTGTTACGGATCGTCGGCAGATGCTACGCATCGCACATGGGTTCAGTCATAATATTTTGGGGATGGGCAATCCATATGGTGCCCGTACGCGATATCGATGACATAGCGCTCGTGGAGAGGGAATCTCAATGGCCCGGTCGTCCCGCGACGTCGACTCGAATGG is a genomic window of Sphaerobacter thermophilus DSM 20745 containing:
- a CDS encoding methyltransferase, whose protein sequence is MEQATPFDHSRRIMDLLRGYREARVLISFAELGIGDALADGPLSAEAVADAIGADPGATARFLNAARFLGLVEQDGDTYRLTPLAADTLTSGGASSVLNFARREAAFYRRWAHLTDAVKIGGRPAASLQEEQDPNWVRDFTLALYDTARIAAPGITAALTPFIEGLGRPARVIDVGGGHGGYSIDLARRFPDLEATVFDLPPVIEVTREIVAASGVGDRVSVVAGDFHQDPLGTGYDLALVFGVLVGEDREGSVRLLRTVRDALAPGGVAAVRSHHAGRRGEPSLNGALFDLQMLLSTRGGAAHEVADTADWLREAGFTEVETLDLPAPATGILLIARAPA
- a CDS encoding NUDIX hydrolase → MRGDLLLTVDIACFALVERELQILLVRRLEAPFAGAWALPGGPVRADEPLDEAAQRILVDTTGLWGVYLEQLYTFGDPGRDPRGRAISVAYYAILQPGAAGHPPRRATRPGKGVAEAAWFPIDALPGPLALDHGRIASYARWRLAQKINYTPLAFYLLPERFTMADLRAVHEAVAGERYDPSNFARQMLARWDLAPLPGVRDRRSRRPARLFHYIGAREIPGPPDKQDGKDA
- the nadA gene encoding quinolinate synthase NadA, coding for MSTLSLVDSPVIAGNGTESPSDTSALVAEIDRLRRERNAVILAHSYQIPEIQDLADFVGDSLGLSRQAATTDAEVIVFCGVHFMAETAAILSPDKTVLLPDLEAGCSLAASITADQLRAWKAEHPGAVVVSYVNTTAEVKAESDYCCTSANAVDIVRSIPEDQEILFLPDLFLGEWVRRATGRDNIHLWLGECHVHAGIMAEDVERAREAHPDAELLVHPECACGSRCLLDLQAGRLDSRRTHVLSTEGMVRHAAASDAGSFLVATETGVLHRLRRLAPGKQFYPVREAAVCNYMKMITLEKVYRSLRDMVYPITVPPEIAERARVAIDRMIAVGR
- a CDS encoding PRC-barrel domain-containing protein; translation: MDHLPGSENDWQQIQREMEAHAHRWDADFILFDPDQLTAQLQPGMRVVTRTGEKLGTVRRVYQPVGLNQDEPYHWEIFVHVDRGPFRGDLFLPSRLIGDIEAETVRLTASRHELDGMVLDRPEFVPE
- a CDS encoding PPC domain-containing DNA-binding protein codes for the protein MKAQLIQEDGGKTYAVIFDSGDEVFEGLTEFAREQGLTAAHFTGVGAFSDVVLGFFDLDKKDYEQIPIEEQVEVLSLVGDIALDPVEGGGPKVHAHVVVGKRDGTAYGGHLLGGHVRPTLEVIVEEAPGHLRRKPDPTTGLTLIDLP
- a CDS encoding GNAT family N-acetyltransferase, which translates into the protein MPVTDDRVDLQPVGTPIGRLYTWWRGDPLPDLPPVPGLVIEPATDLAALAAVAERSPAVLRARMEEGHTPYLAWLDGTPVASGWSATREAAIGELGLVFALPRGNRYLWDFVTLPPWRGRGIYPRILQKILRSEATAARFWVGHDLDNVASARGILKAGFYTVGEVTRLRNAGLGFVPRGLIERGPVAAALLGIPIL